Below is a window of Stappia sp. DNA.
CCGCGCTTTACCGCATCTCGGACAACCGGATCACGGATTTCGTGGAGTACGATCCGGCGAATGCCATCAAGTTCACGATCCTGCGGCCCCGCCCGAGCGGCAGCCCGGGCGATCCCGACATCTTCGGCGCCCAGCAATACGCTCCGCTGCTGGACATCGAGGTGCCGATCGACGCCTGACGGACTTCGGTGCGGCCCGCCGCCTCAGCGCGTCGGGCCGTCCGGGTCCGTTTCCGGCGTGCAATCGGACGCGGCGGCCGGATCGGTGCCGTCCTCTCGGTCTTGATCGGTGCCGGGCTCGGGAAACAGTTCGGCCTGCGTCGCGTCCGGTTCGCACGCCGCCGGGTCGTCGCGCACGGTTCCGTCCTCGAGCGGATCGGAGCCGACCAGTTCCTCCGGCACGATGTCGCCCGGCGCGAAGCCCCGGCGCCGGCGCTCGCGTACCTCGTCGAGGATCTTGCGCGCCACCTCCGGCTTGCTGTTCATCAGCCGGTGGAGGTCGCCGGCTTCCAGCACCATGAGCTGGGTCGCCTCCAGCGCCGTGACCGACGCCAGGCGCCGGCGTCCGCCCAGGATCGCCATCTCGCCGAAGAAGGCGCCCTCCTCCAGCCGGGC
It encodes the following:
- a CDS encoding DUF4387 domain-containing protein, giving the protein MMAPRKLSDLAKTIRSKNAGTDKITFDVIFRERDVYEAVKRSRVLTRETIAALYRISDNRITDFVEYDPANAIKFTILRPRPSGSPGDPDIFGAQQYAPLLDIEVPIDA